The DNA sequence TAGCGGCGACCGGTGCGGGCCCGGCTATCGTGTGGACATCAACCGAACCTTGTTCTCCTGAAAGGCGCACACATGTCGGAGCTTCGGTTTGATGGGAAGGTCGCCGTCGTCACCGGCGCCGGAAACGGGCTCGGCCGGTCGCACGCGCTCCTGCTCGCCGAGCGTGGCGCGAAGGTCGTCGTGAACGACCTCGGCGGCGCGCTCGACGGCACCGGCGCCTCCTCCGGCCCCGCTGCCGAGGTCGTAGAGACGATCAAGAAGAACGGCGGCGAGGCCGTCGCGAGCACCGACAACGTCGCCACCCCGGAGGGCGCCCAGGCGATCATCCAGACCGCCCTCGACGCGTTCGGCCGGGTGGACATCCTCGTCAACAACGCCGGCATCCTGCGCGACCGGTCGTTCGGCAAGATGACGGTCGAGGAGTTCGACGCCGTGCTCGCCGTGCACGTGCGCGGCTCGTTCCTCGTCACCCGCGCCGCCTTCCCGCACATGAAGGAGCAGGCGTACGGCCGGATCATCAACACCAGCTCGCCGGCCGGCCTGTTCGGCAACTTCGGC is a window from the Thermopolyspora flexuosa genome containing:
- a CDS encoding SDR family oxidoreductase; translation: MSELRFDGKVAVVTGAGNGLGRSHALLLAERGAKVVVNDLGGALDGTGASSGPAAEVVETIKKNGGEAVASTDNVATPEGAQAIIQTALDAFGRVDILVNNAGILRDRSFGKMTVEEFDAVLAVHVRGSFLVTRAAFPHMKEQAYGRIINTSSPAGLFGNFGQTNYSTAKMGLVGFTKTLAIEGARANIKVNAIAPVAWTRMTQSILPAEFEQKFSVDRISPLVAYLAHESCETTGEVFSVGGGRVARVFVAEGPGWRTDEISPEAIRDNWEAIMAEQPYLTTELGKQAQASMEKML